Below is a genomic region from Oceaniferula marina.
TAGCGGACCACCGATAAATCGTGGGAGATGAAAATCATGGTCAGCTGCAGCTCCCTGCTGAGCTGGATCAGGAGGTTCAGGATTTGGGATTGAATCGAGACATCAAGCGCACTGACCGGTTCGTCGGCAATGATGAGCTTGGGTTCGGGGGCGAGGGCTCTGGCGATGGCAATCCGTTGGCGTTGACCTCCGGAAAACTCGTGTGGATACTTGCGGGCGAACCTCCGGTCGAGCCCGACCCGTAGCATCAGTTGGTCGATGTGGTTCTGGAGTGCCTCTCCCTTGAGTTGGGGGTGACGTTGGCGGCATGCTTCAGCAAGGGTGCTGAAAACCGTCATCCTTGGGTTGAGCGAGGCGTAGGGGTCCTGGAAGATCATTTGAAAATCCAGTCGCTTTTGCCGGATTTGCCGTGCCGGCAGATCACTCAGGTTCTGGCCGTCGAGGGTGATGTTCCCCGCTGTAGCCGGGACCAGTTGCATGATGGTTCTGGATAGCGTGGATTTGCCACAGCCTGATTCTCCGACCAGTCCTAGGATCTCGCCTTGTTCCAGGCTCAAGGATACATTGTCGACAGCCTTGATCACATCCGCTTGCTTTTTTGGCTGGAAAATGCCCGACCCGGCGGAAAAATGGGTGCTGACGTTGTCGAGCTGTAGAAAAGGCATGCCGCAGATTAGGTGAGCATCGGCAGATCGCCAAACTCGAAATAGATGAAAATCACGCCCATTAGCTAAGCTTTCCTGATAATTCAGATTATGGGGATTTGCCTTGCCAGATGCTTGATTTTAGGGGATGCTGGCCCGTCAGAACGTGATAGAATACACGGCTAGGCATGAGTGCGTTGATGGGTTTTGGGAGTAGTTCCGGACAGATGAGCGACTGATGATCCAGCGACCACGGGGAAGATACCAAGGATGACACCAAGGAGGATGACGTATGGCGACGGCGCGTAATAAACCGAAAAATCAGAAAAGGGAACGGAGTCAGTGGCCGAACGAGGTGCTGGGAATTTTACTGTGTGGTGGAGGTTTGCTCTTGCTGCTTTCCTTGATTTCC
It encodes:
- a CDS encoding ATP-binding cassette domain-containing protein, coding for MPFLQLDNVSTHFSAGSGIFQPKKQADVIKAVDNVSLSLEQGEILGLVGESGCGKSTLSRTIMQLVPATAGNITLDGQNLSDLPARQIRQKRLDFQMIFQDPYASLNPRMTVFSTLAEACRQRHPQLKGEALQNHIDQLMLRVGLDRRFARKYPHEFSGGQRQRIAIARALAPEPKLIIADEPVSALDVSIQSQILNLLIQLSRELQLTMIFISHDLSVVRYIADRIAVMHQGGIVEYGGAEQVFNHPEHPYTRKLLNAVPALPSVDA